Below is a window of Pradoshia eiseniae DNA.
CAACACAAAAAGGCACTAATCCTTCCTTGATCAAGGCATCAGAATAACTATATATATCACTCACGTCACAGTGTTCCGCTTAAATACGCATAAATGGGGCATAATTATCCCTCAACTGAGGAGGTTGAATGTTATTGATCCCAGACCTTTTTGATATCTGTTCATATAAGTTTCTCGTATTAAAGCAGACTTCTCTTTATTTTCCATACCTAAGACAATTACAGACTGAGAAATTGTCTTGTAATTCTAGCGGAAAAGTTCGAATACTCGATAAATAATTTCCTTTCTTTCTCTCTAGTTTTCATTTCTTTATTCTTTTACTATTATTTTATACCCTTAAATAATGAGCATATCACAGCAAAAAAGGCATCTATGGAAGGAGAACATCATGTCAAAAGTTAAATTATTTTTCATTGGAGCAGCTTCTACAGCAATTATTCTAGGAGTATTTTTCCTAGGGAAGGTGTTTTTCGGAGAGGGAGACTCGGAAAAACAAGAAACGATTGTTAGACATGAAATCTATAAAATTACCGAATTAGAGGTTGGAGCTATACAAGAGATCATTAAAGAGACTTACATAGCAGGAAATCCAGTAACAGCTACTATTAAACCCGTTGATAAACAAGGGAACTTTTTCTATAACGAGGTTTTGGGAATGCAAAAGGTAGTTGAACTGAAGTATAAAGCATTAGTTAGATGGGGTTATAGAGGGGAGATTGACAAGAAAACCATCACATACAATGAAAAAGAGGAGATACTGACAATTAAAGAGCCTCAACTAACTGCCTTTTACGCAAAAGATTTGGTTAATTCCGATGAAGAGTTGGGCTGGATACAGTCTATATTCTCTCCCACATCCTATGAAGATGCAAAAATCTATGATAAACAAGCAAACACAATTATCGAACAAACTATTAGAGATAATATTGAAACAGGTAGAGAAAAGGTACAAGACCATTTAAAAGACGAAATAAACAAGTTAATGGAAAATAAAACAATCAAAGTTCCTATCAAAGACATCCATTTCGAGGAATCAGAAAAAGAGTTAAATTTAGTTAACGAAGAACTAGAAGACCTTGAAATTACCCAACCAGAATTAGAGAAAAAGACTGAAGATAAAGAAAGTAAAGAGTAAACATAGAAAGGCAGCGCCCCATGAGGGCTGCTGCCTTATTTCAATACTAATTTTGCTACACACTCCACGTGTGTGGAATGTATGTGGCAACACACGGAATGTTGGTGGGTTTATCAACTTCTTTAACTGTTATCGTGAGGATTACTGCTTTTGCCTAATATTTATTCGAGATATGAAAACAGGTACCTTCAGAAAGAAAGTGGGTATACTTGCTATTAAACAAACGCCCCTTTTTGTTTAAGTGAAGACACTCACACACCAGCATCATTATTATCTTAAATCAATCTGATAAATTACCTAAGGGCTTCTTACTTTAATTTCACTATTTAAATATTTTTACTCTTCTTCACCTCTATATTATTCATCTTCATATGGGACTACTTCATAATCATCATCATCAAAAATTTGCTCCTCTTTTGCTTCTTCCATTTCTTTAATAAATTCGGTTATCAGAGTCGCATAATGGGCAACTTTAGGGTGTTTATTTAACTCATCTATTATCTTATTTACAATAGGAAGATCATATTTAATCCTTTGGAAACTTATGTATTGGAATAAAGATGATCCTATCTTATCTTGAACCTTCTCATCGGTTTCATTTAATATATTTAGGACATAGTTTTCTGTAATACTATTTTTGGGGTAATAGAATAAATTATCCAGTGCTTTTTTGATTTTAGTAAATTGCCCTGATTGCAATAAAGAAATTAATTCATCTTCTGGCATCGCATCTAATTTGTAATCCTCATCTTCGTCAGGATTAAAGCGGTAAAGACCCTCTTCCTCGATGTATAAATCCTTGATAAATTCGTCAAAATTATCAGCCAAAACAAAATCCAAATCTCCATCTGTATCAATGTATGAAACAGCAGGCTCAACTCTATTATTCCTATAGTCCAAAGCAAACCAAGTGTGACCATCTCCGTTTAATATGACAAGTTCTTTAGGTAAATTCCATTCTTTAGTCACGAAAGCCGTATCCAAAATACCTGGCATTTCTCCTACTCCTTGTAGGAATCCAAATTCTACGAAAAAGTTTCCTTCTATTGGACGTTTTCTTAAACGGAGAGCATTAAATCGAATAGATCCACCATTTTGCTCTAATAACAACTTCCGATAAGTTTCAGGGAGCTTGTGTCCCAGTTCCTTTTCAGCTTCTTCTAATTCAGCTTCAGTGAGGGGTGGTTTTCTATAATAATCTTCACGTGCTTTAAGCCAAAATTTCATAATTATCCTCCTTAAAACATTTCTTGATTTGATATAAATCCTTCTTCCGCTAAACTCC
It encodes the following:
- a CDS encoding SMI1/KNR4 family protein; translation: MKFWLKAREDYYRKPPLTEAELEEAEKELGHKLPETYRKLLLEQNGGSIRFNALRLRKRPIEGNFFVEFGFLQGVGEMPGILDTAFVTKEWNLPKELVILNGDGHTWFALDYRNNRVEPAVSYIDTDGDLDFVLADNFDEFIKDLYIEEEGLYRFNPDEDEDYKLDAMPEDELISLLQSGQFTKIKKALDNLFYYPKNSITENYVLNILNETDEKVQDKIGSSLFQYISFQRIKYDLPIVNKIIDELNKHPKVAHYATLITEFIKEMEEAKEEQIFDDDDYEVVPYEDE